From the genome of Trichosurus vulpecula isolate mTriVul1 chromosome 6, mTriVul1.pri, whole genome shotgun sequence:
ggggggccggggcGGGCGGGGCAGACAGCTCCGGAAGCCCAGCCTTCCCCTGGAGCCCCCAGGGCACTGCCCATTGTTTCTCTTCCCAGGACCCCTCCAATCCGTACTTGCAGAAAGAACTCTGGTCACACGTCTTGAAGTTGCTTCTGTCCACTGCCAAGGCTGCGGAAAGGCAGAGGCCCAGACAGGCCAGGGCCAGCTCTGCCTGGGacctgggaaaggaagagggagcgCTCAGGACCAGGACCAGGACCAGGACCAGGACCTGCGGACTAGGCGGCCCAGGGGGCCCGGGAAACCCCCAGTAACAGCCGGCTCCCTTCCACCGGCGGCGTTAATCATCTGTTACACTAAGGGTTGTTACCTTACCCACTGGGCCTTGGGGAAGGAAAAGGCGgcaaactgccccccaccccccagcacgGCAGGGAGAGGTCCGGGCTCTTGGCTCAGGTTACATCAGCCTCTGGGACAAAAGGGGCCCCGAGCAGCGGCCCCAAGGGGACGCCGGGAGCCACACTTGTCCCCGGGGCACAGACTCGGGGGAGGAGCCAGGGTGCGGTGGGTCCCCGTGGGCTTGGCTTTCTGCCGCCTCCTCCTGTCCCACCCGGGCCCACGGGGTCCCCCGGGTGTGCGCAGCGGCCGCCCCCTTTCCCTCCACGATCCAGAACCAGGAAGCCAAGGCGAACACGGAGCCGGGGGTCCGAGCAAGACTCCAGGCACAGGGCGGGACCCATGCGGGGCGCCACGAAGTCCGCTTTCACTAGACCCCAGGGGGGCGTCTGCTTTGGGATTACATAAACTCCCATCCAACGATCATCcgtgcccccattttacagatgaggcaactagCCGATGGGCCTGCGggcaagaagccctgagttcgaAACCGGCCTCGGGCTCCTCCTAGCTGgggtgaccctggctaagtcactggACGTCGCGGcgcctccacttcctcatctgtgccCCCTCTCAGGCTTAGGGGGGATCAAAGGGCCCGGCCCAGAGGAGGGAGTGCGTGGCTCTGGGGCCGTCTACACTCGCGGGCCACCACCGTGTTCTCAGGCCAGCCACGCCGGACCCTCTCAGAACCgtgtcccccaccccacccccgtccAGGGTCGCAGCCCCGTCCATCCGCCCCACCCCCACGACCGGGTCGGCGCTCGCTCCATCCCCCATGGGCCCTTCCTAGGGATGTTCCCCAGGTGTCAGGTGGGAGAGGGGGGCTGCCGGGACACTGGGCGGGGGTGGGCAGGGGAGAGGGTCGCCGGAGCCGGACCGAGTTCTTCCCCACTCTCCTCACCTCCGACGCGCCGCCGCCGCCATCTTGTGCCGGGTTTGATCCTTGACCCtggctctcccctcctcccatcccccgtCACGCAGGGACACGTGACCCCGCGCGCCCTCCCGTCCCGAGAGGTGATTGGCCACCCGAGAGCAGGGAGCCAAACTGGCCTATGGGCAAAGCGCAGGCCATGACGGAAGGGAGCCGGGAGGCGGGAATAAGGAACAGGCAGCCGGTGATAGGAGTGTTTCCAACCTGCTGCGCTGCCATTGGCCCGTTTCCGTTCCcagcccgcccccccccccccccccaagctgtGCTAGGATGGCCACACTAGTCATGGTCTTTGCAAACTGGGCAACCTTTATTTAGTGGGGGAAGAACCAACGGAATGGtcagggcagggggtggggtggcaccGACCTCGCGCCCCCCTCACACACCCCCTAGGGGCAGCTCATGTACCCTGCCTCTGCGGGGTGGGCCAGGCCTGGAACCTGCCTGAGAACAGGCCCAAGCGGTCAATGTTCCTGTGCAGGACACTGTGCAGGACAGCCAGGTGGGGCCCCCcggccccacccccctccctggAGAAGTCCCGGGCAAAGCGGCCCCTCTCAGGCTGGAAAGCAAACTTCTGGGGCAGGGGGCCATGCTCTCGCAGGAAGCCCCAGACGCTGAGCAGCAGCAGCCGAACCTCGAAGGGCGCCAGTTGGCTGAACACCTCATGCATGTTGCCCAGGGTCGGGGGCAGCAGGCTCCCCTCAGCCATGACGGCCACCAGTGTACAGGAGGCCTCCAGCTGCCAGGGCGACTGGGAGGTGTCCAGGTGGCGGGAGGCCTCCCAATGACCCAGGAGGGCCGCCAGGAGCCCCCTCAGCAGGACAGAACAGTAGCACAGGGCCGGGGGTGCCGCAGCCACCAGCTTCAGCAGCTCAAAGAGTAGCGGGTGCTCCCGGAATCGGCGACCGATGCGGAGGTCCCGCTCGACCGTGGTGCGGGCATGATCCTCAGGGGGCCAGGCCAGCTCAGCCCCAGCTGCATCTGGGCACACGCTCTCCACCAAGGTCACTGCCACTGCTTTGGCCGCTTCGGGGCTCAACGCAGGGGATCCCCAGCAGTCACCGGCTCCGGTCCCTCCCAAAGCACTACAGCAGTGCACCAAAAGTCGAAGGAGACTCTGCGTGTTGTAGGTCACCTCCTGGGCACTACGGGAGCGGGCTGACCTGGGAGGCTTCAGGCCCCGGCCAATGACTCCAGCATGAAACACTGACCAGACGCCTCCCGGTCCCGGCACTGCAGCCGTGTGCCGCCTGTTGGTCTCCAGCAGGTAAGCAGAGGCTGAACCAGAAGAGGCGGCGAGTGACACATTCtcacttcccccttctccttcaccCCCAAACAGCTCTGCATTGCCGCGATGCAAAGCTCCCTCCACCAGAAGTTGGAGGACGGCTTTGAGGCCAGCAGGAGAGGCCTGGGAGAGCCGTGCGAGCAGTTGCGAAGCTGAGGAGACACCCGGGGGCCCATGAAGCCTCAGGGAGGCAAAGAATCGAGACACACCGGCCCTCACCAAGCTCAGGAGCTGGGCAGGGAGCAGGGCTccctggggaatggggcagaTGGCCAGCAGGGATGAAGCAGCTTCAGCCACTTCCTCTTCGGGGTGCAACAGGAGCGGAGCCAGGTCAGGAAGCTGGGCAGAGATAGCCTCACCAACACGGGCCCCCAGGGCAGCGGGGCCTTCGCCACCCTGCTGCTCCCACCCGACCAGCACAGCCAGGTTCCGGAGCAGCCTGGCAGTAAAAGGAGGGAGCAGCGTCCCTGCATGGACTCGAGCCAGGCAACTGCACAAAGCCAAGGGCAGCAAACCAGAGAGACTGACCACCAGCCCAGCATAGAGCTGTGTGGCCAGGCTCAACTCTTCTGGGGTTCGGGCCCGACTCAAGAGATGGCCCAAAGCTTCAGGCCCACAGCTGGGCCGGGTATAGACAGACAGAAGGCCCAGGAGCTGGTGCTGCCAGAGGAAGCGCTTCCGCTCCAGCCTCAGGGTCTCCCCACACAGCTCTGCAACGTGGCTCCGCAAGGCATCCAGAAAGGGCACCGCACGGGGTGGGGGCGGAGGACCCAGGACCCCGTCCCCAGGTGACCCTCCCCTATCATGCACCAGCTTCTGTaggtgcagcagcagcagctggatGAGGCGGTCACAGGCCTCCCGGACAGCGTCGGGGACAGCAAGGCCGGGGGGTGTGATGACCGATGCTGGCATAGCCGTGTCCACCAAGAACTGCAGGAGCCGGTAAGCCCCGGCCCCAGATGCCTGGCTGACCAGGTGGACCGCCAGGCTCAGCATGTTGTCCAGTTCCTCTCGGCCGAAGACCTGGAGGTGCTGCTGAAGCTGGCTCAGGACCGACGGGGGCTTCAGGCAGTCCACCAGCTCCCCCGAGACAGTGCCCAGCAGGGCTGGAGACATGACCGCCAGCTGCAGCAGGAAGGGCACTGTGGCCTGAAGGGAGGGGtcacccccccgcccccccgaGCCTGCCGCCAAGCTCTCATGGAACATACGAAGGAGCTCGCGGCGGATGCTGTCCCCATGGCGTGAGGCCAGGTGCCCCAGGATCCCCACCACAGATGCAATCTTTGGCACGCGCTTCTCCCCAGGGACAGCAGGGTTGGAGGGGAAGACATCTGCTGCTGGGGTCGCAGGGGGGCCACCTgctcccccacttccccccccaGCCCCACCATGGACACAAAAATCCTTGAGTCCACAGGACAGGACACGAGAGATAATGGTCCCAGGGAAGGAGGAGCCAATGTGGGCCACGACCCAGTCAAAATGGGGAGAATGCTGGACAGATGTGTCCAGGAGGGCATCCACACAGGCATCGGGACAGCTCCCAATGAGGGCAGACAGGCACTGCACGTAAATGTCCATCAAGGTCCGGGTAGCACGGCACCCCATCCACAGCTGCAGCAGCTCATTGAGGGAGCCTGCGGCATGGGGCACCCGCTGGTGGCGGCCAGAGTATTTGCTGCTGAGCTGTCCCATCAGGTCGATGGACCATGCGCTCACCACAGGGGCCCAGGCTTTGGGATTGGCCCGGATGAACTCAGAGAGCACCTGCTGCACCTCCTGTACCACATCCTCCAGACCAGGACCCCCGGCGGGAGCGTGGGAAGGCAGTGGCGCACGGAGATGTTGCGGGCCCGTCGTGGCACCGTCATCCAGCGTAGCCAGGTGGGCCCGGACGCTCTCATCAAAGACGCTTCTCAGGTGGTCGAGGACGGCCGCCCGGGCCGGGGGCAAGGAGCGCAGCAGGAGGAGGCCACAACGGGCGTGGTCACGGGCAGAGAGCTGATGGCCTAGGACAGGGTCAACACCAGTTAGAAAAGCCTTGATCTCCTGAGCCAGCTCCTGCGCActgtggagaagggagagaaagggccCGTGCTGAGAGGCTTCTGCCCCCCAACAAATCCAGCAGCATCCCCGCATCATCACCAAGAAGGAAAGTCCCTTGTAGCCTCCAGGATCTAACCCACTCCTGAACAGGAGCCAGACCTCCCTCTTAGAATGTCCCCAAGAGGGCCATCCCACCCCAGCCTGCCAGACTCCCTCCGTGGGTGCCCACCACCTCCCCCAGGGAAGCTCCCTCCACTTGTGGACGTTCCCAATTGTCTGCAAACCCTCCCTCTCACTACTCCTGGGTCTGGCAAATAGAAGAGTGACATCATGGTCCTTCCTCCTGTTCCCCTCCTCCTTGAACTGATACTCCTACGGCAGGGTTTCCAATGCCCTGATCGCCAGGCCACGGGACGCCCCCCATCCCCAAACTGTGACTCCTGGAACCAAACACAACGCTCAGGGACATGGAGCAATTATGACACGGTGGGATGGGAAGCTCATTGGGTCCAGCTCCCTTATGTTAGAGCCCATAGAAAGGAGGTGCTCCAGATCAGAGctgcctcctccccccacacTGTGCTCCTCTCTACATCCGATAAAGGTCTGGGCCGACGTTCATGGACCTTAAGAGCCCCAGACGCCGCCTTGTTCTGTATCATGGCTCCACGGAAACTGGCCAGGAGAGAGGAAGGGTCTTGCACAGCTGGTATAGATCTCATCTGAACCCACACTTCCTAAGTCCGAATCCAGCAGGCTCTAACCACTGGCCCACACTGCTtgaaggctcctcccagctctgaccctgGGAGTCTCCAATTCTCTGACCACaggcttggggggaggggctgatTGGACCTCAGCTGTCCCACTCACTAGCTGCACTGCCTCCCCCTCTGACTCGAGACCCCACTCGGAGGGCCAATAATCTCTGCATAGGCCCGGCTGCTCCTCCCACAGTCACCCGCGCCCACCCCGGGTGGGTGTGCCCCAGTGCTTGGGTGACTGACGGGGGCATCCCGGGGCTGGGGACTCCCACACCTCCAACACCAACTGTCCAGTGGACACCAGACGCGTGCAGCCGGGCAGCCCTCCCGCCCCCGCGCCTCCAGACCTGGGGGCCCCTTCCTTCGGCCTCCCCCGACGGCTGCCAAGCCTCggcccttctccccctcctcccctctctcggGCGTCCAGTCCGTGGCCACGCGGCTGCCTGGTCCAGAACCCCCCCGCTCCCGATCCCGATCCCTCCTCGGCCCCCGAGTGCCTCTAGCGAGGACCGCCGCCTCCCCGAGTCTGCCCTGAAGCCCCGAACCCCGGCTCCGGCTGCCTTTCGCTGCTCCCCTTTTACACGCGAGGCGACACTCTGCCCTCCGGGCCTTTGCACCGGCCGTCCCCGGCGCCTGGGGTGCCCTCCTTCCTCCCCGGCCGCCTCTAGAACCCCGAGCTAGTGCAGGGCGAGAGCACCCGCCGGGGGGAGGGGGCCCAGGGTCCGGACCCAGGCTCTGCGGTTTGCCCTTAGTCGAGCCCCTCCCGCcgcgggcctcagtttcctcggacGTAAAACCAGGGAACCGAACCGGCCGCCCTCACGCTTCCGCCCCGCCCCCTAcgcggcctcagtttcctcgtctgtacaaTGGGGCGGGATCGACGAGTCTCAGGCGCCGACTGCAGGTCGGCTCGAACGCCGGCGCCCACGCACCTGAGCGGGGACGCGGGCCCGTGGGCGGCGGGCGCGGGTGGGGCCGGGGGCCCGGCAGGATCACACAGCGCCGACATCCCGAGCCCAgggccggcggcggcggcggcggcgtcgGCGGCAGCTGGAGGGGCGGCGGGGGCGGGAGCGGCGGAGCGCGGGAGGCGCATGCGCGCGGGGCGGCCAGCGAGCGACGGAAACCGCCGAGCGGCGGGGCGCGCAAAGGAGTCCGGCCCCACCTGAGGTCGAGGTAGAAACGTTCCGCGCCCCGCCGGGTCCCTGCAAGGGGAGGGCTTAGGAAGgcggggaggggcggggcggAACGCCCCTAAGCCAATCCGAGAACGTCAGAGAGGGGAGACCGCTGGAAcgaccctcccattttacagatagggaaactgagaccctaacCACCCAGCGTGCACGAATCCTAGAGAGCACGTCCTACAGGACCTAGCCCCCTTTCCACGGCGGGCTCCCTCATATATTCTCCCCATGTGCGCAGGAAATGATAGCGTTCTATTTACAGACCGAcgttctgtaaaatgggcatgatccTAGTACTTACTTCCAGGACGGTCGTGAGCGTCCAACGAGACACCGTGTGCAGTGCGGCGGAAACGACGCTCTTAGAGCATCATCATTCTAAGGTTCTAATAAACCCTAGATTATTGACTGCCGGTTTGGAGGGATGAGAAGGGGGGTAAACTGAAGCCACAAACGGAAGCTGTCATCTCCCCTGATTCGCCTAAGGGAGGGGAGGTGCGTCTCCAATTCCTTTAACACGttttttcttttgaccatttacTGAATAAAGAAATGCCACAAAATCAGCTCCCTTGCTGATACCAAACTTGTTCAATATGTAACACCGGCTTCGTGAGTAAATAccgcaaatattttaaaatatgtatcaaTTCCGcattggggaggaaaggagagggtacGTGAGATCACACATTGCAGCCGGCCGGGGATGGGAAGGACTGAGAAGTAacaaggtcaggaagacctgagtttgacacTTAGACACAGACAGGTCGCCTAATCTCTCTCAGCCTaactgcatctgtaaaatggagtggaTAATAACCCACCCCACAGAAGATGAAAAGATCTAAAAGCGGGTTCAGGGTAGGAGCTGGAGATCCAGCCTGGGCCGCAGAGGGACAGGTAGTCAGACATCTGGATCCGGAAGTGAAATGGTAAACTGCCCCTTTTAGGCTTTGCTTCTTTTCTTGGGATTCAGGTTTTCAGGATCAATTGTCCAGAGAGGTTAGTGCCTGATTAACACAACTCTTTAACTCCTCTCCTGGAACCCTTAGAAATCCAATCACTTAACAAAATCATTGACAAGCAACTGGGGACCTGAACCGTACAATGACAGTCTCTGTTCTCCATGAACGGATCAGTTTTGTTGAGGAGACAAGGctgataaacacacacacacacacaactgagcAAGTCAAAACCATAcgggagaggggcagggagggtGGAGTGAAGAAGGGAACAATtgtgtattaagcacctactgcaagTCAAGCACTTTGGTAACAAATACTCCTCTTATTTGATCTGATGATCATTaatatcatttaatatcatttttgtaacttcaatacgggccagagcctgaactgattaaccagaggaagagactgaactgattaaccagctTAAACAACCTCTTTGTTCACTGAGTAAGCTCAGAGGatgcctcttcctatgtcaacaagggcagattgggctgacttaagagcattctctTTTGTCTAAGGCcgttaaggatgagacccttaacccgagaaaactatcttgaataatgtgcctttttcttatcttaaaattttatgggcatatactgtgttatggaatgttaatggtaaattaaacacagagatcctggattgtaattccaattgacactttgtcgaCTATCTTGACTTATTTACAACCTGTGCCATTAAGGAAAATCCGTTTCTTGTATCTTGGTTAAACACACATGAGGATCATGAAGGTGAAGAAATGCAGGTgtgctgagttgggactaaaattgtatttaagccttctcattcctttgttcaggcagtcatgTAGCTGCTagttttaagggaataaatgaataagcaaCATAAAATTTCTACCACCTAGCTTGTTTGCTTTCTTTAACCAAACTCTCAGGTCAACAGATCTCACTAGGGGAATGTGGGGCAAATCGTGTGCAAGGTGAGCGAAGAAAAGGTGCAGGAGGGCTAGAAGACTCCTGGTGGAAGTGGAGCTTTGATGGCTGGGTACGGCTACCCAATTAAGAGTTACAATGATTATCTTAAGTGACGGAACTTTGCCTCATACTTCCCCAAACACTTCTGTAATGATGCCTAGCATTTACACATCCCTTTAAGGAACCACTTGACAGATACTATTCTCAATGTATCCTTGCAAGAACCCTGTGggacaacctcattttacagataagtggAGAGAGATGGGTGATTTGCCCATAATTATTAAGAAtatgagggagaatttgaactcaggtcttcctgaatccagattcaatgctctctccactgaacTACCAGCTTTTCAATTCATACCATTTTGTTTGATTTGAATAACTGTGGTCAGGAAGCAAAATATGTAGTTTACGGATAAGAacattgagaaaaaaagagactaactcagATCTTGAGAGGTTACTTGTCAGGAAACCATAGTTTGAAACACTGAACCTTCGGTCTTGGGAGCACGGATTGTCTCAGAGGCTGCCTTCTTAGGCTTTGCTCCCCAGTCCTTACCCTATCCCCCTCTTTCCACAGAGACTCACGTAGACACTCCAGTCAGAACTCAAATGACTTTATTACAAACTGTTACCACTACTGAACCATgggcctcccttccctccccaggaAGCAGAGGAAACAGTATCTGCCACTCCCCTGCCCCTAGTCAAGGGACTTGAAGAATGAGGcataggaggggagggaggggaaaggtcaGAGCCGTATCACTTTAGAAACCTAcggtgggggggggcagctaggaggcgaAGGGGAtacagcatcagccctggagtcaggaggacccgggAGTTCCagtccagcttcagacacatactagctgtgtgaccctgggcaagtcactcaaccctgattgcctccaaagataaaaacttttttaaaggcCTATCATTAAGGGGCTCTGCCTCCTTGTCCTAACTGAAGGGATGGCTTCTTGTGAGGTTGTCTGGGCTCAGCTGTCAGTTTCTAGGTCTTCCATCTCCACATCCTGGATGACtccagttttccttttc
Proteins encoded in this window:
- the INTS5 gene encoding integrator complex subunit 5, with protein sequence MRLPRSAAPAPAAPPAAADAAAAAAGPGLGMSALCDPAGPPAPPAPAAHGPASPLSAQELAQEIKAFLTGVDPVLGHQLSARDHARCGLLLLRSLPPARAAVLDHLRSVFDESVRAHLATLDDGATTGPQHLRAPLPSHAPAGGPGLEDVVQEVQQVLSEFIRANPKAWAPVVSAWSIDLMGQLSSKYSGRHQRVPHAAGSLNELLQLWMGCRATRTLMDIYVQCLSALIGSCPDACVDALLDTSVQHSPHFDWVVAHIGSSFPGTIISRVLSCGLKDFCVHGGAGGGSGGAGGPPATPAADVFPSNPAVPGEKRVPKIASVVGILGHLASRHGDSIRRELLRMFHESLAAGSGGRGGDPSLQATVPFLLQLAVMSPALLGTVSGELVDCLKPPSVLSQLQQHLQVFGREELDNMLSLAVHLVSQASGAGAYRLLQFLVDTAMPASVITPPGLAVPDAVREACDRLIQLLLLHLQKLVHDRGGSPGDGVLGPPPPPRAVPFLDALRSHVAELCGETLRLERKRFLWQHQLLGLLSVYTRPSCGPEALGHLLSRARTPEELSLATQLYAGLVVSLSGLLPLALCSCLARVHAGTLLPPFTARLLRNLAVLVGWEQQGGEGPAALGARVGEAISAQLPDLAPLLLHPEEEVAEAASSLLAICPIPQGALLPAQLLSLVRAGVSRFFASLRLHGPPGVSSASQLLARLSQASPAGLKAVLQLLVEGALHRGNAELFGGEGEGGSENVSLAASSGSASAYLLETNRRHTAAVPGPGGVWSVFHAGVIGRGLKPPRSARSRSAQEVTYNTQSLLRLLVHCCSALGGTGAGDCWGSPALSPEAAKAVAVTLVESVCPDAAGAELAWPPEDHARTTVERDLRIGRRFREHPLLFELLKLVAAAPPALCYCSVLLRGLLAALLGHWEASRHLDTSQSPWQLEASCTLVAVMAEGSLLPPTLGNMHEVFSQLAPFEVRLLLLSVWGFLREHGPLPQKFAFQPERGRFARDFSREGGGAGGPHLAVLHSVLHRNIDRLGLFSGRFQAWPTPQRQGT